The genomic interval ACACAGCAGCGCCAGACCAAGTGCGCGTCCCCAGCGCATGCGCCTCACCAGTCCCACATCGCGCCGTCTTCCAGGCGCGCGATCGGCAGTTGCTTGGGCGCGTACGGATAGCGCTTGGCCAGGGTTTCGTCGATGTCCACGCCATGCCCGGGCGCCTCGCCGCAATGCAGGCGGCCGGCATGGAACGTGTAATCGTGCGGAAACACGGCGTTGGCCTCGTCGGAATGGAACATGTATTCCTGGATGCCGAAATTCGGCACCCAGGTGTCGAAGTGCAGCGCCGCGCCCATGCACACCGGCGACAGGTCGGTGGCGCCGTGGAAACCGGTGCGCACCTGGTGCAGCGCGGCGAAGTCGGCCAGCCGGCGCACGTGGGTGATGCCGCCGGCGTGCACGATGGTGGTGCGGATATAGTCGATCAGGTGCTGTTCGATCAGGTGCTTGCAGTCCCAGATCGAATTGAACACCTCGCCCACCGCCAGCGGGGTCACCGAGTGCTGGCGGATGGTCTCGAACGCGCGCTGGTTTTCCGCGGGGGTGGCGTCCTCCAGCCAGAACAGCCGGTACGGTTCCAGGTCGCGCGCCAGCCGCGCGGCCTCGATCGGGGTCAGGCGGTGGTGCGCATCGTGCAGCAGTTCGATCTCGTCGCCATGGTCGGCGCGCAGCTGTTCGAACAGCTTGGGCACCACGCCAAGATAGCGCGGCGTGGACCACACGGTTTCGGTCGGCAGTTCGCTCTCGGCCGGTTCGTACGGCTTGCCGCCGCTGGAAATGCCGTAGGTCTTCTTGATCCCGGGCACGCCGCACTGCGCGCGGATGGCGATGAAGCCGAGTTCGCGGAAACGGGCGACTTCCTCGCTGGTCTCGGCGATGTCGCGGCCGTTGGCGTGGCCGTAGACCAGCGCGCCCTCGCGCGAGCGCCCGCCCAGCAGCTGGTACAGCGGCATGCCGGCCATCTTGCCGAGGATGTCCCACAGCGCCACGTCCACCGCGGCGATCGCGGTCATCGTCACCGGCCCGCGCCGCCAGTACGCGCCGCGGTAGAAGAACTGCCAGATGTCCTCGATGCGGCCGGCGTCGCGGCCGATCAGGTTCGGCACCACGTGGTCCTGCAGGTAGGACGCCACCGCCAGTTCGCGGCCGTTGAGGGTGGCGTCGCCCAGGCCGTATACGCCGGAGCGGGTGACGATCTTGAGGGTGACGAAATTGCGCCCCGGGCAGGTGACGATGACCCGCGCCTCGACGATCTCGCGGTCGCGGGCCGAACCTTGGGCGGAAGAAGCGCTATCGGAAGTCTGGTTCATTGCGGGTCGCTCACGGGGAAGGAGCCGCGGCCACTGGGGCCGCGGACGGGAGGGAAAGTTCGAACGGACCGGCCGGCAGCCCGGCACGGTCGAACAACGTGCAGACCGGGCTGTCAGCCCAGCAGTAGCGCACGCGAGTCGGCGCAGTGCCGGCGGGAACCGGCAGGCGCACGCTGCGGCCCTGCAGTTCGGCCCGCGCGTAGCGGCAGCTGCCGGAGGCCGCGCCGCACAGTTCGAAACCGATCGGCGCGTCCGCGCTGTAGGTCTGCAGGGCGCCATCGACACCGTCGAAATCGACGACCAACGCGGCGCCATCGCGACGCAGCGCGTGCGGCACCGGCCCGGACGGCGCCACCGCCTCGCCGTAGACCACGTGCCGCGCCGCGCGCGCCAGGCGCCGGCCGAGTTCCTGCTTGTTGGCCGGATGGATGTCGTAGCGGTCGCCGATGTCGATCGCCACCGCCAAGCCGGCATGCGGATCGGCGGCGACGAAGCGCCGTTGCGCCTCGCGCAGCTGCGCCCAGCCGCTGTCGCCGGGCTGGGTGGGCGGCGCGCCGAAGTTGGCCAGCTGCACCAGCAACAACGGCAGCTGCGCGCCGAAGCGCTGCCGCCAGTCGCGCTGCCAGGCCTCGAGCAGCGCCGGATAGCCGGCCGCATCGCCGGTGTTGGATTCGCCCTGGTACCACAGCACGCCGCGCAGGCCGACCCGGCCAAGCGGCGCGATCATGCCGTTGTACAGCGTGGTCAGGCCAGCGGCCGAGGACCAGGGCGCGCGTGGCGGCGTGCCCAGTTGCGGCGGCACGATGCGGTACTGCCAGCCGGTCAGCGCCACCCGGCTGCCGTCGCCCAGTTGCAGCTGCTGCGCGTACGCGCCACCGAGCAGACCGCCACGGCGGTAGCTGTTGTACACATTGACCACCACGGTGTTCTTGCCCGCATGCAGCACGCCGCGCGGCAGGCGGTAGCTGCGCGGCTGGTCGGCGCCGTAGCTGCTGCCTACCGCCTGGCCGTTGACCCAGGTCTGGTCGAGCTCGTCCACCGGCCCCAGCGCCAGCGTCGCTTGCTGTTTCGCCTGCTCCGCGCTCAGCGTGACCGTGCTGCGGTACCAGACCATGCCGTTGAAATTGACCAGCTGCGGCACGCCCCAGTCGTCCCAGGCGCCCAGCGCCGCCGGTGCGTCGCGCCAGTCGCCGCCGGTATCGTCCGGCTGCCACGGCGCGCCGTTGCCGTGCGCGCGCCACCACGTCTCCCATAGCCGGCCCCAGCGCGGCGCCGCCTGCTGCGGATCGTTGGCGTAGCGCGCCAGCACGTCCAGCGCGGGCGCGTTGCCGTCCACCTTGCGCAGGGCCGCGTCGCCGATCCACGCCTGCATCTGCGAACCGCCCCAGGAGGCATTGATCAGCCCCATCGGCACGTCCACGGTCTTGCGCAGCTCGCGCGCGAAGTAATAGCAGGCCGCGGAAAAATCGCCGACCGCCTCCGGCGTGGTCGGCTGCCACGCGGCGGGGCCGCCGAACTGCGCCTGCGGGGTCGGGCTGGACTGCGCCGGCACCTTGAACATGCGGATCGCCGGCTGCTGCGCATCGGCGATCTCGCTGCGCGTATCCAGCGTGCGCAGCACCGGCAGCTCCATGTTCGACTGGCCCGAGCACAGCCACACATCGCCGATCAGCACGTCCTCGGCGCGCTGCACGCGGCCGTGCGCGGTGCTGGCCTGCAGGACGTACGGGCCGCCGGCCGGCAGCGCCGCCAGCTGCGCCTGCCAGCGGCCCTGGCGATCGGCGCGCGCCTGCACGCGCTGCTGCGCCAGCTGCACGGTCACCGTCTCGCCGGCCGCGGCCTGCCCCCAGACGCGAATCGGCGCGTCGCGCTGCAGTACCGCGTGGTCTTGGAACAGGGGATTCAACAACGGCGCGTCGGCGGCATGCGCGAACGCGGGCACGCACAGCGCGACCAGCAGCAGACGGCCGGCGAGGTGGACAGCGGAACGGTAGGGCGTCATTTCGGATTTCCCGGTGCGTACGGAAACGACAGCGCTTGGTAATACGCCAGCGGATGCGGCGGCGGCACGGTGCCCGGCGGCAGCGCGCGGCCCGACACCTGTTGCCAGTAGGCGATGCTGGCATCGCGCCACCACTGCGCCTCTTGCTGCTGGATCGCCAGGAAGTCGGCGACCTGGCGATAGCGCTGCGCATCGACGTAGGGCGCCAGTCCGCTCCAGGTCGTGCGCATCCGCGCCACCTCGGCCACGCCGTGGTCGTAGCGGCCGATCAGCGCGTTCCACAGCGGTTGGCCGGACGCCATGCGGTGGTCCCAGGGCACGTGGTGGAACCACAGCAGGTATTGCTCCGGCACCGTGCGCACGTCGCCGAAGCGGCGCGCCAGCGGCGGCGCGTACTGCGCCACCGCGTTGCTGCCGGTCGCGCTGCGGTCGAAGCCGATGCCGTTGCGGTCGGCGCGGTGGTAGTACACCGGGTCCCAGTCCGGCCGCGCACTGCCCGCGTCCCACGGCGCCGGGCCGTAGTGGTGGCCGCGGCCCATCAGGTGATGCAGGCCGAGCGGGGTCATGTAATCGACCGCCGCTTGGTGCGAGGCCATCATCATGCCGACCACCGGCGCCACCAGCGCCGGCGCGTTGCCGAAGGTCATCCGCACCCAGTCCTCGGCGATGGCCTGCGCATCGCCCTGCGGATCCCAGGCCAGCCGCCCGAACGCATACCAGTTGGCCTGGTCGAAGATCGAGCCGCACCAGTTGCGGTCGGCGCCGATGTTGGCCACTCCGGCGATGCCGCTGAGCGCATGCCCGTCGACCGCGCCCTCCACCACCCGCGCCACCGTCGCGCGCTTGCCGCGCCGCGTGTCGGCCTGCAGGGTTTCCTGGTACAGCGTGCCCAGGTAGACCAGGTGGGTGGCGAAGCCCAGGTATTCCTTGGTGATCTGGAATTCCAGCATCAGCGGCGTCTTCGGCATCGCCCCGAACAGCGGGTGGAACGGCTCGCGCGGCTGGAAGTCGATGGCGCCGTTCTTGACCTGCACTACCACGTTGTCGCGGAATGTCCCGTCCAGCGGCACGAACTCGCTGTACGCCTGCTTGGCGCGGTCGTCCGGCTGTTCGTGCGAATAGACGAACGCCCGCCACATCACCACCCCGCCATGCGGCGCGAGCGCGTCGGCGAGCATGTTGGCGCCGTCGGCATGCGTGCGCCCGTAGTCCTGCGGGCCGGGCTGGCCTTCGGAGTTGGCCTTGACCAGGAAGCCGCCGAAATCGGGAATGCGCGCGTAGATCTCGTCCGCCTTGGCCTTCCACCAGCGTTGCACCGCCGGGTCCAGCGGATCGGCGCTGCGCAGTCCGCCGATCTCGATCGGCGCGCTGAAGCGCGCGCTCAGGTACACGCGGATGCCGTACGGACGCAGCGCCGCGGCCAGCGCCGCGGTCTTGTCCAGGTAGGCCGCGGTCAGGCTCAGTGCCTTGGCGTTGACGTTGTTCAGCACCGCGCCGTTGATGCCGATCGAGGCGTTGGCGCGCGCGTAGTCGGTGTAGCGCGGGTCCACGTAGCCGGGCAGCTTCTGCCAGTCCCAGAGCGAGGCGCCGGCGTAGCCGCGTTCGACCACACCGTCCAGGTTGTCCCAGTGATCGAGCACGCGCAGCTTGACCCGCGGCGCATCGCGCAGCGCCAGCGGCGCCGGCGCCTGCCCGGTCTGCAGCAGGCGCAGGAAGCGGAACGCCGCATACAACGCGCCGCGTTCGCCACCGCCGACGATGGCGGTGAGCGGGCGGCCATCGACCACCACGCTGCGGATCAGGTAGCCCTCTTCGCCCAGGCCGCGGGTATCCAGCCGCAGCCGCGCGATCGCCGGCGAGGCCGGGGTGCCGAGCACGATCGCGCCGGCGCGGTCCGCGCTTGCCGCCAGCGGCGGCTCGGCGCCGAGCAGGCCGCCCAGGCCGCGGCGCAGCTCGTCGCGCGCGGCCCGTTGCATCGGCGTCTGCGCGTCGGCCACCAGCTGCGTGGCGGCCGCGCGCCATGGCGCAGCCTGCGTTTCGGCCAGCGGCTGGTAGCGCAACCATAGATCGTAGCCGTCCTCGGCCTGGGCCACGGCGATCGGCAACAACAGCGCCAGCCACAGGCACGCGCTGCGCAGCCACCCGCCGCGCAATGGGCGCCGACGCTGCAGCGCGCGCGACTGCGGGCGGCCGCTCATGCGCGCCCCCACTGGCACGGCACCGGCGCGCGCCCGCAGTCGCCGCCCACCCGGCTTCCCGGTACCATGCAGCCGTCACTCGTGTCGGGATCCACACCGTGTCGCGACGCTGTCGCACACGCGGCTTGCGCAGCACGTCCCCGGTCGCGATCCACGCCCGCAAGCCAACGAAGAGGCGCATCTTGGAGAAGGTCAGGAAATCGGTTCGCCGCAAGAGCCTCGCCGTGACCATCGACGAGGTGGCCGCACTGGCCAAGGTCTCGCCGATGACCGTGTCGCGGGTGATCAACGGCCAGGGCAACGTGCGCGACAGCACCCGCGAGCAGGTCATGCGCGCGGTCGACACGCTCGGCTACACGCCGAACCTGGCGGCCAGCGCGCTGGCCGCCGCGCAGAGCACGCGGGTCGCGCTGATCTACAGCAACCCCAGCGGCGCCTACCTGGGCGAACTGCTGGTCGGGGTGCTGCGCGCGGCCTCGCGCACCTCGATCCAGGTGGTGATGGACTACTGGGACGACCTCGGCCCCGACGCCGAACGCAAGGCCGCGCGCACGCTGGCCAAGAGCGGCGTGGCCGGGGTGATCCTGCCGCCGCCGCTGTGCGAATCGGATGCGGCCATCCGCGAGCTGGTGCGCGCCAAGGTGCCGGTGGTGGCCATCGCCTCCGACCGCTTCAGCGACCGCGTCGCCTGCGTGCGCATCGACGAGTTCAACGCCAGCAAGGACATCACCGCGTACTTGATCGCGCAGGGCCATACCCGCATCGGCTACATCGCCGGCCGCTCCAACCTGTCGGCCAGCGCGCGCCGCTTCGAGGGGTTCCAGGCGGCGCTGGCCGAGGCCGGGCTGCGCCTGGACCGGCATCTGCTGCAGCCGGGCGACTACACCTACCGCTCCGGCCTGGACGCGGCGGAAAAACTGCTGTCGCGCCGCCATCGGCCCAGCGCGATCATCGCCAGCAACGACGACATGGCCGCCGCCGCGATCTCGGTCGCGCACCGGCGCGGCCTGGACGTGCCGCGCGACCTGTCGGTGGTCGGCTTCGACGACACCTCCGCGGCGACCACCGTGTGGCCGGAACTGAGCACCATCCGCCAGCCGATCGCGGCCATGGCCGATGCGGCGGTCGACATCCTGCTGCGCAGCATCCGCAGCAAGGAGCGCACGGGCCGGGCGAAGATCGATCATGTGCTCGCTCATCAGCTGGTCAAGCGCGATTCGGTGGCCGCACCGGCCGCCGCGCGCACCGAACGGCGCTGACGCGGCGGCGGGCGGCAGGGTCCGCATCAACGGATCAGGTACTGGTTGATCAGGTTTTCGTAGGCTTCCTGGCGGCCACTGACCTGCTTGGGCGCGCCGGCCTTGGCCGCATGCGCCGCCAGGTCCGCCAGCGTGCTGCTGCCGGCCGCGAACGCCGCACCGGCGCCACTGTCGAAGCTGCTGTAGCGCTGCGCCCGCCACTGCTCCAGCGGCGAGGCCGTCAGCAGCGCATGGGCCACTTCCAGGCCGCGCGCGAACGCGTCCATGCCGCCGATGTGCGCCAGGAACAGGTCCTGCGGATCGGACGACTCGCGCCGCACCTTGGCATCGAAGTTCAGCCCGCCCGGCGCCAGCCCGCCCTGCCGCAACACCACCAGCATCGCCCCGACCGTGTCGTACAGGTCGGTCGGGAACTGGTCGGTGTCCCAGCCGTTCTGCGGGTTGCCGCGGTTGGCGTCGATGCTGCCGAGCAGGCCCGCATCGGACGCCACCTGCAGGTCGTGCTCGAAGCTGTGGCCCGACAGCGTGGCGTGGTTGGCCTCGATGTTGAGCTTGAAGTCCTGGTCCAGCCCGTGCTGGCGCAGGAAACCGATCACCGTGGCGCTGTCGAAGTCGTACTGGTGCTTCATCGGCTCCATCGGCTTGGGCTCGATCAGGAAGTTGCCGGTGAAGCCGATGCTGCGGCCATAGTCGCGGGCGATGGTCAAAAAGCGCGCCATGTTGTCCTGCTCGCGCTTCATCTGCGTGTTGTGCAGGCTGGCATAGCCTTCGCGGCCGCCCCAGAACACGTAGTTCTCGCCGCCCAGCTCCACCGTGGCCTCCAGCGCGGCCTTGACCTGCACCGCCGCGCGCGCGACCACGTCGAAGTCCGGATTGGTCGAGGCACCGTTCATGTAGCGCGGATGCGAGAACAGGTTGGCGGTGCCCCACAGCAGCTTGATGCCGGTATCGGCCTGGCGCTGCTTGGCGATGCCGACCATGTGCTTGAGGTTCTTCTCGTACTGGCCGACGTCGTCGGCGTCCGGCGCCAGGTCGATGTCGTGGAAGCAGTAATACGGCACGCCGAGCTTGGTGAAGAACTCGAACGCCGCATCGGCCTTGGCCTCGGCGCGGCCCAGCGCGTCGCTGCCGGCGTCCCACGGATAGGCGCGCGTGCCCGGGCCGAACGGATCGGCGCCGTTGCCGCAGAAGCTGTGCCAGTACGCCACGGCGAAGCGCAGGTGCTCGGCCATGGTCTTGTCGCCGATGCGCTTGTTGGCGTCGTAGACCTTGAACGCGAGCGGGTTGTCCGAGGCCTTGCCTTCGAACGCGATGCGGCCGATGCCCGGGAAGTATTCCTTGGCGCCGATGTAGACGGAGTTGCTCATGGGAGGTGGAATCCTGTCGAGTGGGAGGAACTAGAAGACGGACGTTCGGCCGCAGCGGCGAAAGGCGGGCGGGATGGACCCAGGCATGCGTCGCTGGAGGAATGCCGGCGCCGGCAGGGGCGCGGCGCGATCGCCGCAGCCGGCAGGCGCAACCAGCGCGCGGATGCTGCAGGCGCAATCCCGGACACGCAGGCACCGCATTCCGCGATCTGCGCGGCCGCCACGCCGCGCCATACGCGACGTTATGGTAGCGCTACCAAAAATCGCGCTAAAAAAAGCTTCACTGCAGAGGGAAGCCGACGGGGCCATCAGATGCGGTTCGCAAGCCTGGGACAGACGGACTTTACCCAGCCCACCGGCGAAACGCTTGCTGCGCTGCGCCATCGGTGCGCGCGGCGTGCGCGCCAGCACAGTGCGACGCGCCGGCGGCAACGTGCGCTGCGTCGCGCTCGCGCACGGTTGGCGCATGCTCCCCGCGCAGCGCGCCGACTACAATGCGCGCCGATGACTTCCGCACCCCAGCCCCTGCCCCGGCTCCTCGCCGATCCCGCCCCGCGCGAGCGGCGCACGCCGTCGGCGCTGGGCAAGCGCCTGTGCCGGCAGGTGGGCCAGGCGATCGCCGATTTCGGCATGATCGAGGCCGGCGACAAGGTCATGGTGTGCCTGTCCGGCGGCAAGGACAGCTATACCCTGCTGGACATCCTGCTGCAGCTGCAGCGCAAGGCGCCGGTG from Xanthomonas sp. DAR 34887 carries:
- the manD gene encoding D-mannonate dehydratase ManD; this translates as MNQTSDSASSAQGSARDREIVEARVIVTCPGRNFVTLKIVTRSGVYGLGDATLNGRELAVASYLQDHVVPNLIGRDAGRIEDIWQFFYRGAYWRRGPVTMTAIAAVDVALWDILGKMAGMPLYQLLGGRSREGALVYGHANGRDIAETSEEVARFRELGFIAIRAQCGVPGIKKTYGISSGGKPYEPAESELPTETVWSTPRYLGVVPKLFEQLRADHGDEIELLHDAHHRLTPIEAARLARDLEPYRLFWLEDATPAENQRAFETIRQHSVTPLAVGEVFNSIWDCKHLIEQHLIDYIRTTIVHAGGITHVRRLADFAALHQVRTGFHGATDLSPVCMGAALHFDTWVPNFGIQEYMFHSDEANAVFPHDYTFHAGRLHCGEAPGHGVDIDETLAKRYPYAPKQLPIARLEDGAMWDW
- a CDS encoding alpha-glucuronidase family glycosyl hydrolase; the encoded protein is MSGRPQSRALQRRRPLRGGWLRSACLWLALLLPIAVAQAEDGYDLWLRYQPLAETQAAPWRAAATQLVADAQTPMQRAARDELRRGLGGLLGAEPPLAASADRAGAIVLGTPASPAIARLRLDTRGLGEEGYLIRSVVVDGRPLTAIVGGGERGALYAAFRFLRLLQTGQAPAPLALRDAPRVKLRVLDHWDNLDGVVERGYAGASLWDWQKLPGYVDPRYTDYARANASIGINGAVLNNVNAKALSLTAAYLDKTAALAAALRPYGIRVYLSARFSAPIEIGGLRSADPLDPAVQRWWKAKADEIYARIPDFGGFLVKANSEGQPGPQDYGRTHADGANMLADALAPHGGVVMWRAFVYSHEQPDDRAKQAYSEFVPLDGTFRDNVVVQVKNGAIDFQPREPFHPLFGAMPKTPLMLEFQITKEYLGFATHLVYLGTLYQETLQADTRRGKRATVARVVEGAVDGHALSGIAGVANIGADRNWCGSIFDQANWYAFGRLAWDPQGDAQAIAEDWVRMTFGNAPALVAPVVGMMMASHQAAVDYMTPLGLHHLMGRGHHYGPAPWDAGSARPDWDPVYYHRADRNGIGFDRSATGSNAVAQYAPPLARRFGDVRTVPEQYLLWFHHVPWDHRMASGQPLWNALIGRYDHGVAEVARMRTTWSGLAPYVDAQRYRQVADFLAIQQQEAQWWRDASIAYWQQVSGRALPPGTVPPPHPLAYYQALSFPYAPGNPK
- a CDS encoding sialate O-acetylesterase — encoded protein: MTPYRSAVHLAGRLLLVALCVPAFAHAADAPLLNPLFQDHAVLQRDAPIRVWGQAAAGETVTVQLAQQRVQARADRQGRWQAQLAALPAGGPYVLQASTAHGRVQRAEDVLIGDVWLCSGQSNMELPVLRTLDTRSEIADAQQPAIRMFKVPAQSSPTPQAQFGGPAAWQPTTPEAVGDFSAACYYFARELRKTVDVPMGLINASWGGSQMQAWIGDAALRKVDGNAPALDVLARYANDPQQAAPRWGRLWETWWRAHGNGAPWQPDDTGGDWRDAPAALGAWDDWGVPQLVNFNGMVWYRSTVTLSAEQAKQQATLALGPVDELDQTWVNGQAVGSSYGADQPRSYRLPRGVLHAGKNTVVVNVYNSYRRGGLLGGAYAQQLQLGDGSRVALTGWQYRIVPPQLGTPPRAPWSSAAGLTTLYNGMIAPLGRVGLRGVLWYQGESNTGDAAGYPALLEAWQRDWRQRFGAQLPLLLVQLANFGAPPTQPGDSGWAQLREAQRRFVAADPHAGLAVAIDIGDRYDIHPANKQELGRRLARAARHVVYGEAVAPSGPVPHALRRDGAALVVDFDGVDGALQTYSADAPIGFELCGAASGSCRYARAELQGRSVRLPVPAGTAPTRVRYCWADSPVCTLFDRAGLPAGPFELSLPSAAPVAAAPSP
- the xylA gene encoding xylose isomerase yields the protein MSNSVYIGAKEYFPGIGRIAFEGKASDNPLAFKVYDANKRIGDKTMAEHLRFAVAYWHSFCGNGADPFGPGTRAYPWDAGSDALGRAEAKADAAFEFFTKLGVPYYCFHDIDLAPDADDVGQYEKNLKHMVGIAKQRQADTGIKLLWGTANLFSHPRYMNGASTNPDFDVVARAAVQVKAALEATVELGGENYVFWGGREGYASLHNTQMKREQDNMARFLTIARDYGRSIGFTGNFLIEPKPMEPMKHQYDFDSATVIGFLRQHGLDQDFKLNIEANHATLSGHSFEHDLQVASDAGLLGSIDANRGNPQNGWDTDQFPTDLYDTVGAMLVVLRQGGLAPGGLNFDAKVRRESSDPQDLFLAHIGGMDAFARGLEVAHALLTASPLEQWRAQRYSSFDSGAGAAFAAGSSTLADLAAHAAKAGAPKQVSGRQEAYENLINQYLIR
- a CDS encoding LacI family DNA-binding transcriptional regulator yields the protein MRSTSPVAIHARKPTKRRILEKVRKSVRRKSLAVTIDEVAALAKVSPMTVSRVINGQGNVRDSTREQVMRAVDTLGYTPNLAASALAAAQSTRVALIYSNPSGAYLGELLVGVLRAASRTSIQVVMDYWDDLGPDAERKAARTLAKSGVAGVILPPPLCESDAAIRELVRAKVPVVAIASDRFSDRVACVRIDEFNASKDITAYLIAQGHTRIGYIAGRSNLSASARRFEGFQAALAEAGLRLDRHLLQPGDYTYRSGLDAAEKLLSRRHRPSAIIASNDDMAAAAISVAHRRGLDVPRDLSVVGFDDTSAATTVWPELSTIRQPIAAMADAAVDILLRSIRSKERTGRAKIDHVLAHQLVKRDSVAAPAAARTERR